A region from the Nonlabens sp. YIK11 genome encodes:
- a CDS encoding phage portal protein: MKIYNDVKQNILSVKLDKRTEVYNWGLDNAFPSLIETLINLSVTSKSCVDKVAKAIYGKSFGDVGKTIVNSDGQTLNEVLRIASREYAKHNNLYIHISYNLLFEVTAIKVLPTTNVRVGKADDLGYSGKFLVYDNWNKQDGKIEAKAFKVYNKYNPIKSVIEAQIEASGGIKSYKGQILHIQKDSNSIYSLSDLNPVMGEALLEYNSQVFRSNGAEKGFQNTKLLVTKAFDGDDERNQFRNHLKSLQGAENSGNVLLLESSSVTDDLNTQIKLEDLTSKYDDKLFQYSDEQAEKNICKAFGVPVVLVDSSNDGLFGNSGEMLKEAKKQLWESREEDRDMIEEVFQKLLSKFHSPLEGELKVINPHAEQITEPNTATIDEQ; this comes from the coding sequence ATGAAGATATATAATGATGTAAAACAAAATATTTTAAGTGTAAAACTAGATAAGCGAACAGAAGTTTATAATTGGGGGTTAGACAATGCTTTCCCTTCACTGATTGAAACTCTAATCAACCTATCAGTAACTTCTAAAAGTTGTGTTGATAAAGTAGCAAAAGCAATCTATGGTAAATCATTTGGTGATGTAGGTAAGACCATCGTTAATTCTGATGGACAAACACTAAATGAAGTTCTAAGAATAGCATCTAGAGAATACGCAAAGCACAACAATCTTTACATCCACATTTCTTACAATCTTCTTTTTGAAGTAACGGCTATCAAAGTATTACCAACCACTAATGTTAGAGTTGGAAAAGCTGATGATTTGGGTTATTCTGGTAAGTTTCTAGTGTATGATAACTGGAATAAGCAAGATGGTAAAATAGAAGCAAAAGCTTTTAAGGTTTACAATAAGTATAACCCAATCAAAAGTGTTATTGAAGCGCAAATAGAAGCTTCTGGTGGTATTAAATCTTATAAAGGTCAAATACTACACATTCAAAAAGACAGTAACTCTATCTATAGCCTAAGTGATTTGAACCCAGTTATGGGTGAAGCATTATTGGAATATAATTCCCAAGTATTTAGAAGTAATGGAGCAGAAAAAGGGTTCCAAAACACAAAGCTTTTAGTCACCAAAGCGTTTGATGGTGATGATGAAAGAAACCAGTTTAGAAATCACTTGAAATCACTTCAAGGTGCTGAAAATTCTGGTAATGTATTACTTCTTGAATCTTCATCAGTAACGGATGACCTAAACACCCAAATCAAACTTGAAGACCTAACATCTAAGTATGATGATAAGCTATTTCAATACAGTGATGAACAAGCTGAAAAGAATATCTGTAAAGCATTTGGGGTGCCTGTAGTACTTGTTGATTCATCCAATGATGGATTGTTTGGTAACAGTGGTGAAATGCTTAAAGAAGCTAAGAAACAGCTATGGGAATCAAGAGAAGAAGATAGAGATATGATAGAAGAAGTATTCCAAAAATTACTATCAAAGTTTCATTCACCATTGGAAGGTGAATTGAAGGTGATTAACCCTCACGCAGAACAAATAACAGAACCAAATACAGCTACCATAGATGAACAATAA